A single genomic interval of Selenobaculum gibii harbors:
- the murI gene encoding glutamate racemase, whose amino-acid sequence MINKNAPIGIFDSGIGGLTVVKEVRALLPHEDIIYVGDTARVPYGSRATEEVKCFMHQTLRFFAKQKVKMVVFACNTMTACGFSEAASMYQFLLVPMNSAVKDAIEVSPTKKIGVIATQGTIMNQMHSRAAEKIDAEVEIYAMACPSFVPLIEGGKIRGNELEQVTSEYMNEFRGSGIDSLILGCTHYPLICDILQKYVGSQIHLINPAKSTAMDAMNLLQSEQLLTANESMGDLTMCFSADIEKAKQMTHLILNTDKAKFNLINLADY is encoded by the coding sequence ATGATTAATAAGAATGCACCAATCGGTATATTTGATTCGGGAATCGGTGGCTTAACGGTGGTAAAGGAAGTGCGTGCTTTATTACCACATGAAGATATTATTTATGTAGGAGATACAGCAAGAGTTCCGTATGGATCCCGAGCGACAGAGGAAGTAAAATGTTTTATGCATCAGACTTTGCGATTTTTTGCAAAACAAAAAGTGAAGATGGTGGTATTTGCCTGTAATACGATGACAGCTTGTGGATTTTCAGAGGCTGCATCAATGTACCAATTTTTGCTTGTGCCAATGAATAGTGCTGTTAAAGACGCTATTGAAGTAAGTCCAACAAAAAAAATTGGCGTAATTGCTACCCAAGGGACAATCATGAATCAAATGCATAGCAGAGCGGCTGAAAAAATTGATGCTGAGGTAGAAATTTATGCGATGGCTTGTCCGAGTTTTGTTCCATTAATTGAAGGAGGAAAAATAAGAGGAAATGAGCTTGAACAGGTTACTTCTGAGTATATGAATGAATTTAGAGGGAGTGGAATTGATTCATTAATTTTAGGCTGTACACATTATCCTTTGATCTGTGATATTTTGCAAAAATATGTTGGAAGTCAGATTCATTTAATCAACCCGGCGAAATCTACGGCGATGGATGCAATGAATCTCTTGCAAAGCGAACAGCTATTAACAGCGAATGAGAGTATGGGAGATTTGACAATGTGTTTTTCGGCTGATATCGAAAAAGCTAAGCAAATGACCCATTTAATATTAAATACTGACAAAGCTAAATTTAATTTAATAAATTTAGCAGATTATTGA
- a CDS encoding acyl-CoA thioesterase, with amino-acid sequence MFSVRTKVNFYETDAMAVVHHANYFRWFEMGRVEFLRKAGITLNELMAKGIVFPITEVSCKYKASAKFDDWIVIEVTPTALTPVKMAFTYQVFREADHTLLAEGKTQNLFTNMEGKIIRLEAEYVEKLKKIAEL; translated from the coding sequence ATGTTTAGTGTAAGAACAAAAGTTAACTTTTATGAAACGGATGCTATGGCTGTGGTTCATCACGCAAATTATTTTCGTTGGTTTGAAATGGGACGGGTTGAATTTTTGCGTAAAGCTGGAATTACATTGAATGAATTAATGGCAAAGGGAATTGTTTTTCCGATTACGGAGGTTTCATGTAAGTATAAGGCTTCTGCTAAATTTGATGATTGGATTGTGATTGAAGTGACGCCGACGGCTTTAACTCCTGTGAAAATGGCTTTTACCTATCAAGTGTTTCGTGAAGCAGATCATACTTTGTTAGCCGAGGGGAAAACACAAAATCTATTTACAAACATGGAAGGGAAAATTATTCGTTTAGAGGCTGAGTATGTAGAAAAATTAAAGAAAATAGCAGAATTGTAA
- a CDS encoding ABC transporter permease gives MTVPFSTEVQMEISTDPSDLPYYAGRSLLRMFLAYGASLIFTLIYGSIAAKTRIAQKVLIPLLDILQSVPVLGFLSITITMFMGLFPGSLLGVELASIFAIFTGQCWNMTFSFYHSLITIPKELHEAAAVLRLNWWQRFIHLEVPFSMIGLVWNSMMSFGGGWFFLAASEAITVLNESIRLPGVGSFMATAVEEGNMKALVYAILTMVIMIVLIDQLFWRPLVVWSQKFKMERTEALEVPTSFVYDICKQSIFLVWLQKYALIPLWKIFYNIFNFIAHVTNRTSAKIQSITSCSYLSFTIKWTLFSITLYYTAQQAYEGYHMMASMGFEKLVNIIQAGFYTLGRVMASSLIGLLWTVPVGVWIGTSPKLSKICQPIVQVAASFPANMIYPFLAIFYIKYAVNFEFGAIPLMMLGTQWYILFNVIAGAMAIPNDLKEVATVFNLSKWQRWRKLILPSIFPYLITGCLTASGGAWNASIVSELVIWKSNQLSATGLGSFINQVTATGDWPGIISGITVMCAFVVLINHLFWRKLYQLAETKYHLN, from the coding sequence ATGACCGTTCCATTTTCAACAGAAGTCCAAATGGAAATTTCCACTGATCCTTCTGATTTACCTTATTATGCTGGACGGTCACTTCTTAGAATGTTTTTAGCTTATGGTGCATCTCTAATTTTCACTTTGATTTACGGTAGTATTGCCGCTAAAACTCGTATAGCGCAAAAGGTTCTCATTCCACTATTGGATATTTTACAATCTGTGCCGGTACTTGGATTTCTGTCTATTACTATTACCATGTTTATGGGACTATTTCCCGGTAGCTTGCTAGGTGTTGAACTTGCTTCCATCTTTGCTATTTTTACCGGACAGTGTTGGAATATGACTTTTAGTTTTTATCATTCGCTGATTACAATTCCTAAAGAACTTCATGAAGCGGCGGCAGTACTTCGCTTGAATTGGTGGCAACGATTTATTCACTTGGAAGTACCTTTTTCCATGATTGGCTTAGTATGGAACAGCATGATGTCCTTTGGCGGCGGTTGGTTTTTTCTGGCGGCTAGTGAGGCTATTACCGTTCTCAATGAAAGTATCCGGTTGCCTGGTGTTGGATCTTTCATGGCTACTGCCGTAGAAGAAGGCAATATGAAAGCACTCGTTTATGCTATTTTAACGATGGTTATTATGATTGTGCTGATTGACCAACTTTTTTGGCGTCCACTTGTAGTATGGTCGCAAAAATTTAAAATGGAACGAACAGAAGCTCTTGAAGTTCCAACCTCATTTGTATACGACATTTGTAAACAATCGATATTTTTAGTATGGTTACAAAAATATGCATTAATTCCTCTGTGGAAAATATTTTATAATATATTTAATTTTATCGCCCATGTTACTAATCGAACATCAGCTAAAATTCAAAGTATCACTTCCTGTTCTTATTTATCTTTCACTATAAAATGGACCTTGTTTTCTATAACGCTGTACTACACAGCACAACAAGCTTATGAAGGCTATCATATGATGGCCTCTATGGGATTTGAAAAGCTGGTAAATATTATCCAAGCTGGGTTCTACACTCTTGGGCGAGTAATGGCGTCCAGCCTAATCGGGCTACTATGGACAGTGCCTGTTGGAGTTTGGATCGGAACCAGTCCTAAGTTAAGTAAAATTTGTCAACCCATTGTGCAAGTAGCGGCTTCTTTTCCGGCAAATATGATCTATCCTTTCCTTGCTATATTCTATATAAAATACGCTGTTAACTTTGAATTTGGTGCCATTCCCCTAATGATGCTTGGTACTCAATGGTATATTTTATTTAATGTAATCGCCGGCGCTATGGCAATTCCTAACGACTTAAAAGAGGTTGCTACAGTCTTTAATCTTTCCAAATGGCAAAGATGGCGTAAACTGATTTTGCCATCCATCTTTCCCTACCTCATTACCGGTTGTCTCACTGCTTCTGGTGGCGCCTGGAATGCTAGTATTGTATCCGAACTGGTAATTTGGAAATCTAATCAACTCAGCGCTACAGGTCTAGGAAGCTTCATTAACCAAGTTACAGCTACGGGCGATTGGCCAGGGATTATTAGCGGTATTACCGTCATGTGTGCTTTTGTCGTCCTGATTAACCACTTGTTTTGGCGCAAACTTTATCAACTAGCTGAAACTAAATACCATTTGAATTAA
- a CDS encoding ABC transporter ATP-binding protein, translated as MSKHALIELKNVQKKWDMGGNATIPVLTNINLTIRAGEFLAILGPSGSGKSTLLRIIAGLTPVSSGEIIYLGKEYHGVNPGAAMVFQSFALFPWLTVLENVTLGLESKPIADDEKKEKALHIIDVIGLDGFENAYPKELSGGMQQRVGLGRALVSDPDVLLMDEPFSALDVLTAENLRRDLLKLWRDKKIPTKTIIMVTHGIEEAVYMADRIIVVSGNPARINYDMQVTLPHCRDKKDPLFTNFVDKLYSLMMKKEHIETHRVITVKNREIAMIPQVSAGALTGFLEFLKDLNKKTDLYKLADRFMMDSEDFFPIVEGTTLLKFTKVTDGDIELTPEGILFAQASVLERKKLFRSQLIQHVPFINKIIAILQSKSNKRMSIEFFEDILTNSFSPTEVQKHMNILITWGRYAELFAYDEKSKQLYLEDTTNS; from the coding sequence ATGAGTAAACATGCTCTGATAGAATTAAAAAATGTCCAGAAAAAATGGGATATGGGTGGTAATGCTACTATTCCAGTTTTGACTAACATAAACCTCACCATTCGCGCTGGGGAGTTTCTTGCAATATTGGGCCCATCCGGCTCAGGAAAATCTACTCTTCTCCGCATTATCGCTGGGCTAACGCCAGTCAGTTCTGGGGAAATAATTTATTTAGGGAAGGAATATCACGGTGTAAACCCTGGTGCTGCTATGGTATTTCAGTCCTTCGCTCTATTCCCTTGGTTAACAGTATTAGAGAATGTAACGCTTGGTTTGGAATCTAAGCCCATTGCTGATGATGAAAAGAAAGAAAAAGCATTGCACATTATCGATGTAATTGGCCTTGATGGTTTTGAAAATGCATACCCCAAGGAGTTATCAGGTGGTATGCAGCAACGTGTTGGACTTGGGCGCGCTTTAGTAAGTGACCCCGATGTACTCCTGATGGATGAACCTTTTTCTGCCTTGGATGTATTAACAGCAGAGAATCTCCGGCGAGATTTATTAAAACTTTGGCGAGATAAAAAGATTCCCACCAAGACGATCATCATGGTAACCCATGGCATTGAAGAAGCTGTCTATATGGCTGACCGTATAATCGTAGTATCTGGTAACCCGGCACGCATTAATTACGATATGCAAGTTACTTTACCTCATTGTCGAGATAAAAAGGACCCATTGTTTACCAATTTCGTTGATAAACTATATTCTCTTATGATGAAGAAAGAACATATTGAGACGCATAGAGTCATTACTGTGAAAAACCGCGAAATAGCCATGATTCCTCAGGTATCAGCAGGTGCACTTACTGGTTTTTTGGAGTTTCTAAAGGATCTGAACAAAAAAACCGACTTATATAAATTAGCTGATCGTTTTATGATGGACAGTGAAGACTTTTTTCCTATTGTCGAAGGTACTACACTTCTCAAGTTTACTAAAGTCACAGACGGAGATATTGAACTTACACCGGAAGGTATTCTTTTCGCTCAAGCTTCCGTACTAGAGCGGAAGAAATTATTCCGCTCTCAACTTATACAACATGTACCTTTTATTAATAAAATTATAGCCATACTACAATCAAAATCTAATAAACGCATGAGCATTGAATTTTTTGAAGATATTTTGACCAATTCATTTTCCCCAACAGAAGTCCAAAAGCACATGAATATTCTAATCACTTGGGGACGCTACGCCGAATTGTTTGCATACGATGAAAAAAGCAAACAACTGTATCTAGAGGATACTACAAATTCCTAA
- a CDS encoding porin codes for MKKIMSMMVAGVIMTTIPVYAAPLEVTGDASIKYQRDTAEGEDTISGTITSIKLMGEIELGSNWSLYGRLGAQTTTNPLLADYNISPEVYGENKKTVATLDQFGFNYQSDELALKIGRQDITIGKTALLYSRPDSNIGKKAFVDGISFAQENESFELSGVIAREDNSDNESKNKIYAMRAGYSPSEDFSYGVTLGRYQGDASTNHWAADVTYTYGKSSLTAEFAKSNSDSDNKAYAIALNYEFDDKNDISITGFRVEEFASMGQQSDFDFDNRGIHYSLTHKLNDNANVNLVYKDQKTISEDMKNKSFEATLNYAF; via the coding sequence ATGAAAAAGATAATGTCAATGATGGTTGCAGGGGTTATTATGACAACTATACCGGTGTACGCTGCACCTCTTGAAGTAACAGGAGATGCAAGTATAAAATACCAAAGAGATACTGCTGAAGGAGAAGATACAATCTCTGGAACGATTACTAGCATAAAGCTCATGGGAGAAATTGAGCTGGGGTCAAATTGGTCGTTATATGGACGATTGGGTGCTCAGACGACAACGAATCCACTATTAGCAGATTATAATATTTCTCCTGAAGTATATGGAGAAAATAAAAAAACAGTTGCTACGTTAGATCAATTTGGATTTAATTATCAATCTGATGAATTAGCATTAAAGATTGGACGTCAGGATATAACGATCGGCAAGACTGCTTTATTATATAGTCGTCCGGATTCTAATATTGGGAAAAAGGCTTTTGTAGATGGAATTTCTTTTGCGCAGGAAAATGAGAGTTTTGAATTATCTGGGGTAATTGCTCGTGAAGATAATTCTGATAATGAATCTAAAAATAAAATTTATGCAATGAGAGCGGGTTATAGCCCTAGCGAAGATTTTAGTTATGGAGTTACTTTGGGACGCTATCAAGGGGATGCTAGTACAAATCATTGGGCAGCAGATGTAACTTATACATATGGTAAGAGCAGCTTAACTGCTGAGTTCGCAAAATCCAATAGTGATTCAGATAATAAAGCGTATGCAATCGCACTGAATTACGAATTTGATGACAAAAATGATATTTCTATTACTGGATTTAGAGTAGAGGAATTTGCTTCTATGGGGCAACAAAGTGATTTTGACTTTGATAATCGCGGCATACATTATAGTCTTACACATAAATTGAATGATAATGCGAATGTAAATTTAGTTTATAAAGATCAAAAGACGATAAGTGAAGATATGAAAAATAAATCATTTGAAGCCACCTTGAATTATGCTTTTTAA
- the glmS gene encoding glutamine--fructose-6-phosphate transaminase (isomerizing), with amino-acid sequence MCGIVGYVGAAQATPFLIEGLTKLEYRGYDSAGIAVFDGEKINVEKSVGRLNALEEKIKNNLPTGTVGIGHTRWATHGRPSDRNSHPHTDCTGDFVVVHNGIIENYLHLKEDLIEKGHVFTSETDTEVVAHLMEELYDGNFEETVRKVLKKIEGSYSLVFMSRHDSDRLICTKQDNPLVIGLGEGENFIASDIPAIIARTRKTYIVSDGEIAVVKSDSVWITNREGVPITKKVFEVNWDAEAAEKGGYEHFMIKEIYEQSKAVRETMSARIAKDDSAIVMDELKWNKEFLNSIRKIFIVACGTAYHAGFVGKYYIEKLARIPVEVDIASEFRYRSPIIDDRTLTIVISQSGETSDTLAALKEAKRLGSKTLAVTNVVGSSIAREADQVVYTWAGPEIAVASTKAYTTQLIMMFMLSLYMSEIKKTIEKDYTKHLIGALRQVPSQIHEILEDVEPIKTFAQKYGFNEDVFFIGRSLDYAVALEGSLKLKEISYIHAEAYAAGELKHGTLALIIEGVPVIALATQESVYEKTLSNIKEVKARDAVVIGIALANDDQIEKYVDHIIKVPTTDELLAPLLAVVPLQLLAYYAAITRGCDVDKPRNLAKSVTVE; translated from the coding sequence ATGTGTGGTATTGTTGGTTATGTAGGCGCAGCGCAAGCAACGCCGTTTTTGATTGAAGGTTTAACAAAACTTGAGTATCGCGGTTATGATTCGGCTGGTATCGCGGTATTTGATGGTGAAAAAATAAATGTAGAAAAAAGCGTAGGACGTTTAAATGCTTTAGAAGAAAAAATTAAAAATAATCTTCCAACTGGTACGGTTGGTATTGGGCATACAAGATGGGCAACACATGGTCGCCCATCTGATCGCAATTCTCATCCACATACAGATTGTACAGGTGATTTTGTTGTCGTTCATAATGGAATTATTGAAAATTACTTGCACCTAAAAGAAGATTTAATTGAAAAAGGTCATGTATTTACTTCAGAAACAGATACAGAAGTTGTTGCGCATTTAATGGAAGAATTATATGATGGTAACTTTGAAGAAACTGTTCGTAAAGTATTAAAGAAAATTGAAGGATCTTATTCTCTTGTATTTATGTCTCGCCATGACTCGGATAGATTAATTTGTACGAAACAAGACAATCCATTAGTGATTGGCCTTGGTGAAGGAGAAAACTTTATCGCTTCTGATATTCCTGCAATTATTGCCAGAACGCGTAAAACATATATTGTAAGTGATGGAGAAATTGCTGTTGTAAAATCGGATTCTGTTTGGATTACAAATCGTGAAGGTGTGCCAATTACGAAGAAAGTATTTGAAGTAAATTGGGATGCAGAAGCTGCGGAAAAGGGCGGCTATGAACATTTCATGATAAAAGAAATCTATGAACAATCCAAAGCGGTTCGTGAAACAATGTCTGCACGTATTGCAAAAGATGATAGTGCTATCGTAATGGATGAATTAAAATGGAATAAAGAGTTTTTAAATTCTATTCGCAAAATTTTCATCGTTGCTTGTGGTACGGCATATCATGCAGGCTTTGTTGGCAAGTATTATATTGAAAAATTGGCTCGTATCCCAGTTGAAGTGGACATTGCATCTGAATTTAGATATCGTTCCCCGATTATTGATGATCGTACGTTAACTATCGTAATCAGTCAATCAGGAGAAACAAGTGATACTTTAGCTGCACTAAAAGAAGCGAAACGCCTTGGTTCTAAAACGTTAGCGGTAACGAATGTAGTTGGTTCATCTATTGCTCGTGAAGCAGATCAAGTAGTTTATACTTGGGCTGGACCTGAAATTGCGGTTGCTTCTACAAAAGCTTATACAACACAATTGATCATGATGTTTATGTTATCTCTTTATATGTCTGAGATTAAGAAAACGATTGAAAAAGATTATACAAAACATCTCATTGGTGCACTTCGTCAAGTGCCAAGTCAGATTCATGAAATTCTTGAAGATGTCGAACCAATTAAAACGTTTGCGCAAAAATATGGATTTAATGAAGATGTGTTCTTTATTGGACGTTCCTTAGACTATGCTGTAGCGTTAGAAGGTTCATTGAAATTAAAAGAAATTTCCTATATTCATGCGGAAGCGTATGCGGCAGGAGAATTAAAACACGGTACGTTAGCACTTATTATTGAAGGTGTACCAGTGATTGCACTTGCTACGCAAGAAAGTGTTTATGAAAAAACTTTGAGTAATATTAAAGAAGTAAAAGCGCGTGATGCAGTCGTTATTGGGATAGCACTTGCAAATGATGATCAAATTGAAAAATATGTGGATCATATTATTAAAGTACCAACGACAGATGAATTATTGGCACCGCTTTTAGCTGTTGTTCCACTTCAATTGCTTGCTTATTATGCAGCAATTACAAGAGGCTGTGACGTTGATAAACCTCGTAACCTTGCAAAATCGGTTACAGTTGAATAA
- the glmM gene encoding phosphoglucosamine mutase: MARLFGTDGVRGEANRELTPELAFRLGRAATVYFGEHTHKQPVIIIGRDTRISGKMFESALAAGICSAGGRAVLVGVVPTPAVAFLTRKMEAQAGVVISASHNPYYDNGIKFFGASGYKLPDAVEDELEEIVRTMETNDTYYRPLADKVGKVEYHHEYINEYIDYAIDTVKDSFAGMKIVMDCSNGASYETSPIVFRQLGAEVIVIHDRPNGTNINDNCGSTHIESLQKAVLDHKADIGIAHDGDADRCLAIDNKGQLIDGDQIMVICTLEKIKQGTLKDNTLVTTVMSNIGLHQVIKANGGKLEITAVGDRYVLENMLENGYNLGGEQSGHIIFSEFSTTGDGLITALQLVSAVKRSGKTSAELAGVMTRYPQLLVNVRVGDKAGWEANEKIKAAIMAGDEELGESGRILVRASGTEPLIRVMAEGPDQPQLDRICHEIADVVKKEQG; encoded by the coding sequence TTGGCTAGACTTTTTGGAACAGATGGGGTACGTGGTGAAGCGAATCGTGAGCTTACGCCAGAATTAGCATTTCGTTTAGGACGAGCTGCTACAGTTTATTTCGGTGAACATACGCACAAGCAACCAGTAATTATTATTGGGCGTGATACGCGTATTTCAGGAAAAATGTTTGAATCTGCATTAGCGGCAGGTATTTGTAGTGCTGGTGGTAGAGCTGTGCTTGTTGGTGTAGTGCCAACGCCGGCAGTAGCTTTTTTAACTCGAAAAATGGAAGCGCAAGCAGGTGTCGTGATTTCTGCATCACATAATCCATATTATGATAATGGAATTAAGTTTTTTGGTGCAAGCGGTTATAAATTACCGGATGCTGTAGAAGATGAATTAGAAGAAATTGTACGGACGATGGAAACAAATGATACATACTATCGCCCATTGGCGGATAAAGTGGGAAAAGTAGAGTATCATCATGAGTATATCAATGAATATATTGATTATGCGATTGATACAGTGAAAGATAGTTTTGCCGGAATGAAAATTGTTATGGACTGTTCCAATGGTGCGTCTTATGAAACTTCACCCATTGTATTTAGACAACTTGGTGCGGAAGTTATCGTGATTCATGACCGCCCGAATGGTACGAATATCAATGACAATTGTGGTTCAACGCATATTGAAAGTTTGCAAAAGGCGGTACTGGATCATAAAGCAGATATTGGAATTGCACATGATGGTGATGCCGATCGGTGTTTAGCTATAGATAACAAAGGACAATTGATTGATGGCGATCAGATCATGGTAATTTGTACTTTAGAGAAAATAAAACAGGGTACACTAAAAGATAATACTTTAGTTACAACGGTGATGAGTAATATTGGATTGCACCAAGTGATTAAAGCAAATGGTGGTAAATTGGAAATCACTGCAGTTGGTGATCGTTATGTATTAGAGAATATGTTGGAAAATGGTTACAATTTAGGTGGAGAACAATCTGGGCATATTATTTTTAGTGAATTTTCTACGACTGGTGATGGACTTATTACGGCATTACAGCTTGTTTCAGCTGTAAAAAGAAGTGGCAAAACATCTGCCGAGCTTGCCGGAGTAATGACACGGTATCCGCAATTGTTGGTAAATGTACGTGTAGGAGATAAAGCTGGATGGGAAGCAAATGAAAAAATTAAAGCGGCGATAATGGCTGGTGATGAAGAACTTGGTGAATCCGGACGTATTTTAGTCCGTGCATCTGGTACAGAACCTTTAATTCGCGTAATGGCAGAGGGACCTGACCAACCACAGCTTGATCGAATTTGTCATGAAATTGCCGATGTAGTCAAAAAAGAACAAGGTTAA
- a CDS encoding NAD(P)/FAD-dependent oxidoreductase — translation MLRINNFNVPFDDVSPLKELVAKRLKIPPQVVLEVVVVRKAIDARRRKNSPIYFVYLLDVKVDVEERKVLARLKNDKNIAIVEPKEREVLHYGDIGLKERPVIVGLGPAGLLAAITLAQHGYKPLVLERGKDVDRRNDDIELFWQTGKLSEQSNVQFGEGGAGTFSDGKLTTRVNDSKMRDVLNLFVEAGAPAEIKYLHKPHIGTDKLKIMVKNLRKKIIQLGGEVLFEAQVTDVEIKEGRVCGVVVNQDAQIKCSLLMLGIGHSARDTYEMLYQKGVAMQAKPFAVGVRIEHPQNFIDAVQYGKEAGHERLPVADYALTYQDKETNRGAYSFCMCPGGEVVAATSEFNQVVTNGMSNFRRDSGVANSALLVTVGPEDFGSDVLDGIAFQRKYEKLAFECAGSNYFAPVQTVGDFLNGKSGSKDFLVQPTYCPGVTPVDLRECLPNFITDTLKHALADFGRKIKGFDHPSAVMTGIESRSSAPCRIIRDKEYVSISTEGLYPIGEGAGYAGGIMSAALDGLNAALAVIRKYKSF, via the coding sequence TTGTTACGCATAAATAATTTTAATGTGCCGTTTGACGATGTTTCTCCTTTAAAAGAATTAGTAGCAAAACGTTTAAAAATACCACCTCAAGTCGTACTTGAGGTGGTTGTTGTGCGTAAAGCTATTGATGCACGGCGGAGAAAGAACAGTCCAATTTATTTTGTGTATTTATTGGATGTAAAAGTTGATGTAGAGGAAAGAAAAGTTTTAGCTAGATTAAAAAATGATAAAAATATCGCGATTGTAGAACCTAAAGAAAGAGAAGTTCTTCATTATGGTGATATTGGCTTAAAAGAGCGACCTGTCATTGTGGGGCTTGGGCCAGCAGGACTTTTAGCAGCGATTACTTTAGCGCAGCATGGGTATAAGCCGTTGGTATTGGAGCGGGGAAAAGATGTTGATCGTCGTAATGACGATATTGAGCTGTTTTGGCAAACTGGAAAACTATCGGAGCAATCGAATGTGCAATTTGGTGAAGGTGGTGCGGGGACTTTTTCTGACGGTAAGTTGACGACACGCGTAAATGATAGTAAAATGCGTGATGTGTTAAACTTATTTGTGGAAGCGGGCGCACCAGCGGAGATTAAATATTTACATAAACCGCATATTGGAACGGATAAGCTGAAAATCATGGTAAAAAACTTGAGAAAAAAGATTATCCAATTGGGCGGCGAAGTGTTATTTGAAGCACAAGTTACCGATGTTGAAATCAAAGAAGGTAGAGTATGTGGCGTTGTTGTAAATCAGGATGCACAGATAAAATGTTCTCTGCTTATGTTGGGAATCGGTCATAGTGCACGGGATACTTATGAAATGCTTTATCAAAAAGGGGTTGCGATGCAGGCAAAACCTTTTGCTGTAGGTGTGCGCATTGAGCATCCGCAAAACTTTATTGATGCTGTACAGTATGGAAAAGAAGCTGGACACGAGCGGCTACCGGTTGCAGATTATGCATTGACTTATCAAGATAAAGAAACAAATCGTGGTGCATATTCTTTTTGCATGTGTCCAGGTGGTGAAGTTGTAGCGGCGACATCTGAATTCAATCAGGTAGTAACGAATGGAATGAGTAACTTTAGACGTGATTCAGGTGTGGCAAATAGTGCGTTACTTGTGACCGTTGGACCAGAGGATTTTGGCAGTGATGTTTTAGATGGAATTGCTTTTCAACGCAAATATGAGAAGTTGGCGTTTGAATGTGCCGGTAGTAATTATTTTGCACCAGTGCAAACAGTTGGAGATTTTCTAAATGGTAAAAGTGGCAGTAAAGATTTTCTTGTTCAGCCAACCTATTGTCCGGGTGTAACTCCAGTGGATTTAAGAGAGTGTTTGCCTAATTTTATTACGGATACATTAAAACATGCATTGGCTGATTTTGGACGGAAAATTAAAGGCTTTGATCATCCATCAGCAGTAATGACAGGCATTGAATCTCGTTCGTCAGCGCCATGCAGGATTATTCGTGATAAAGAGTATGTATCTATTAGTACTGAGGGATTATATCCGATTGGTGAGGGTGCAGGGTATGCAGGGGGAATTATGAGCGCAGCATTAGATGGATTAAATGCTGCTTTAGCTGTAATTCGCAAATATAAGTCGTTTTAA
- a CDS encoding CdaR family protein: MMDMLNRNVAAKIIALIVAIILWFFVMNEQNPAIDSNITVPLEVQNAADGYVVNRTVETVKLKIRGPRSLFAMATERDFKAYVDLNGATEGKHSMKIQTSLPQGFEVVTVSPESAIFEIDKIVQKDVSVEIAFSGALESGATIGKVVPAFEKVRIEGPSNAIHEVAKVVGYLNLSGRDSDFNVAVPVVAVNNDGKEVSDVQITPAVVKVDVSVVKGLYKKYVDIKPNVKDDLAANYVLHGVRLNPVKIDIYGDQRVVDTLEVVYTEPISLADVKGLTKKQIKLQLPIGITVINDVIQVEIDVAEKK; encoded by the coding sequence ATGATGGATATGTTAAATAGAAATGTTGCTGCGAAAATTATCGCTTTAATTGTAGCTATTATTTTATGGTTTTTTGTGATGAATGAACAGAATCCCGCGATTGATAGCAATATAACTGTGCCATTAGAAGTACAAAATGCTGCTGATGGCTATGTGGTGAATCGAACCGTTGAGACTGTAAAGTTAAAGATAAGAGGTCCACGAAGTTTATTTGCTATGGCTACAGAGCGTGATTTTAAAGCTTATGTTGATTTAAATGGTGCTACAGAAGGAAAGCATTCAATGAAAATACAGACTTCATTGCCACAAGGATTTGAAGTTGTTACTGTATCGCCAGAAAGTGCAATTTTTGAAATTGACAAAATCGTGCAGAAAGATGTATCAGTTGAAATTGCTTTTTCCGGAGCATTAGAATCTGGGGCGACCATAGGAAAAGTAGTTCCTGCATTTGAAAAGGTTCGAATTGAAGGACCAAGTAATGCCATACATGAAGTAGCAAAGGTTGTTGGGTATTTAAATTTATCTGGTAGAGACAGCGACTTTAACGTTGCTGTTCCAGTGGTTGCAGTGAATAATGATGGAAAAGAAGTCTCAGATGTACAAATAACGCCAGCAGTGGTCAAAGTCGATGTATCTGTTGTCAAAGGATTGTATAAAAAATATGTAGATATTAAGCCAAATGTAAAAGATGATTTAGCGGCAAATTATGTATTACATGGTGTTCGCTTAAATCCAGTAAAGATTGATATCTATGGGGATCAACGTGTGGTTGATACATTAGAAGTTGTATATACAGAACCAATTAGTTTAGCAGATGTCAAAGGCTTGACGAAAAAGCAGATCAAATTACAGCTGCCGATTGGTATTACCGTAATAAATGATGTAATTCAGGTTGAGATTGATGTTGCAGAAAAGAAATAA